One part of the Lotus japonicus ecotype B-129 chromosome 2, LjGifu_v1.2 genome encodes these proteins:
- the LOC130739990 gene encoding uncharacterized protein LOC130739990 — MAKLHFTFPLTLLLLLSTAIAAPPLLPASTSPAKIVSGFLSNAVPAFTKWVWSLKPTTKTAVAGKKSMMKFESGYTVETVFDGSKLGIEPYAVEVLPNGELLILDSANSNIYRISSSLSLYSRPKLVAGSAEGYSGHVDGKLREARMNHPKGITVDDRGNIYVADITNMAIRKISDSGVTTIAGGKWSRGGGHVDGPSEEAKFSDDFDVVYVGSSCSLLIIDRGNQAIREIQLHFDDCAYQYGSGFPLGVAMLVGAGFFGYMLALLQRRLSTIVASQDAEGPSMSGISPIPYQKPLKYVRPPLIPSEDESDKQEESFFGSTGKLLTIAGASVVEIMGGLFPGFRKKPQRYEFQSQPLFQQPQRQLNAWPMQESFVIPDEDEPPSIDTRTPTPQKTYPFMSEDAKKMQQLWQSRAFYNGWNGDLQQQQQQQQQQKHHHQRHQYHSSIPQTFYEQSHEQTNEILFGAVQEQDGKQESVVIKPLDYGGSFYDHHNIRSRSSSMGYIPK; from the exons ATGGCCAAGCTCCATTTCACCTTCCCCCtcactcttctccttcttctcagCACCGCCATTGCTGCACCGCCACTACTACCAGCATCTACATCACCTGCAA AAATTGTTAGTGGGTTTCTCTCAAATGCTGTACCTGCTTTCACCAAATGGGTTTGGTCTCTCAAACCAACCACCAAAACTG CGGTTGCTGGGAAGAAGTCAATGATGAAGTTTGAGAGTGGCTACACTGTGGAAACTGTGTTTGATGGAAGCAAGCTTGGAATAGAGCCTTATGCAGTTGAGGTGTTGCCTAATGGGGAGCTTTTGATTCTGGATTCTGCTAATAGTAACATTTATAGGATTTCATCCTCACTTTCTTTGT ATAGCAGACCAAAACTGGTGGCAGGATCTGCTGAAGGATATTCTGGACATGTCGATGGAAAGCTCAGGGAGGCTAGGATGAACCACCCAAAGGGGATAACGGTTGATGACCGAGGAAATATCTATGTTGCTGATATTACAAATATGGCAATTAGGAAAATTAGCGATTcag GGGTGACAACAATTGCTGGAGGAAAATGGAGCCGTGGAGGGGGCCATGTTGATGGACCAAGTGAGGAAGCTAAATTTTCTGATGACTTTGATGTGGTTTATGTTGGAAGCAGTTGTTCACTACTTATCATAGACCGAGGAAACCAAGCCATCCGAGAGATCCAACTACACTTTGATGACTGTGCTTATCAATACGGAAGTGGATTTCCACTTG GAGTTGCAATGCTTGTTGGGGCTGGCTTCTTTGGTTATATGCTGGCATTGCTGCAGCGTAGACTTAGTACAATTGTAGCATCTCAGGAT GCTGAGGGTCCATCAATGTCTGGCATTTCACCAATTCCATATCAAAAGCCCTTGAAGTATGTCAGGCCTCCTTTGATTCCATCAGAAGATGAATCTGATAAGCAAGAAGAAAGTTTCTTTGGATCCACCGGGAAGCTTCTTACTATCGCTGGCGCATCGGTTGTGGAAATAATGGGAGGGTTATTTCCTGGTTTCAGAAAAAAACCACAGAGATACGAGTTCCAAAGCCAACCACTGTTCCAGCAACCTCAGAGGCAACTAAATGCTTGGCCTATGCAAGAAAGTTTTGTGATTCCAGATGAAGATGAGCCTCCTTCTATTGACACAAGAACCCCAACCCCTCAAAAAACATATCCTTTCATGTCCGAGGATGCTAAAAAAATGCAACAGTTGTGGCAAAGTCGAGCGTTCTATAATGGATGGAATGGAGATCttcaacagcagcagcagcaacaacagcaacaaaagCATCACCATCAACGCCATCAGTACCATTCATCAATTCCTCAGACTTTCTATGAGCAAAGCCATGAGCAAACCAATGAGATATTATTTGGGGCAGTGCAGGAGCAGGATGGGAAGCAGGAGTCTGTAGTTATCAAACCTTTGGATTATGGTGGCTCTTTCTATGATCATCACAACATTCGATCCCGAAGCAG
- the LOC130739991 gene encoding probable alpha,alpha-trehalose-phosphate synthase [UDP-forming] 9 yields MASRSYANLLDLGGGFLDSPRTARAIPRTMTVPGVISDLDANGRCDGDSDVSSSGYRERKIIVANMLPLQAKRDIETGKWCFNLDKDSILLQLKDGFSSDTEVLYVGSLKVDIDAGEQEEVAQKLLEDFNCIPTFLPHDLQKKFYLGFCKQQLWPLFHYMLPMCADHGDRFDRLLWQAYVSANKIFADKVMEIINPDDDYVWVHDYHLMVLPTFLRKRYNRVKLGFFLHSPFPSSEIYRTLPVRDEILRGLLNSDLIGFHTFDYARHFLSCCSRMLGLDYQSKRGHIGLDYYGRTIFIKILPVGIHMGRLESVLNLHSTAAKMKEIQEEFKDRKVILGVDDMDIFKGLNLKLLAVEQLLQRNLHLQGKAVLVQIVNPARGSGKDVLEAKKETYLIARRINDTYGSNHYRPVILIDHPVPRFEKSAYYAVAECCIVNAVRDGMNLVPYKYIVCRQGTAQLDKALNRKSDSPRTSMLVVSEFIGCSPSLSGAIRVNPWDIDAVADALYSAITMSDSEKQLRHEKHYRYVSSHDMAYWARSFVQDLERACKDHYTKRCWGMGLGLGFRVVSLSHGFRKLSVDHIVSAYKRTSRRAIFLDYDGTVVPQSSLNKIPSPEVISVLNDLCNDTKNTVFIVSGRGRDSLSDWFSSCKMIGLAAEHGYFLRWSKNSEWEASHLSADLEWKRIVEPVMQLYTEATDGSNIEIKESALVWHHQDADPDFGCCQAKELLNHLESVLANEPAVVTRGQHIVEVKPQGISKGLVAENILSTMVDNGNPPDFVMCIGDDISDEDMFESILRTVSSPSLPVAPEIFACTVGQKPSKAKYYLDDPSDVMKLLQSLSTSSNPRPRHLAQFQVSFESTV; encoded by the exons ATGGCATCACGATCATATGCTAATCTATTAGACTTAGGTGGAGGTTTTTTGGATTCTCCTCGGACCGCAAGAGCTATTCCAAGGACTATGACGGTTCCTGGAGTTATTTCTGACCTGGATGCTAATGGCAGATGTGATGGGGATTCAGATGTTAGCTCTTCTGGTTACAGGGAGCGGAAAATCATTGTGGCAAACATGTTGCCATTGCAGGCTAAAAGAGATATAGAAACTGGCAAATGGTGTTTCAATTTGGACAAGGATTCAATTTTGTTGCAGTTAAAAGATGGTTTCTCTTCTGACACTGAGGTGCTCTATGTTGGATCCCTCAAGGTTGACATAGATGCTGGTGAGCAGGAAGAAGTTGCTCAGAAATTACTGGAGGACTTCAATTGCATACCTACCTTTCTACCACATGATCTCCAGAAAAAGTTTTATCTTGGCTTTTGCAAGCAGCAGCTGTGGCCTCTGTTTCATTACATGCTACCTATGTGTGCTGATCACGGAGACCGGTTTGACCGCTTGCTTTGGCAGGCTTACGTTTCTGCAAACAAAATATTTGCAGACAAGGTTATGGAGATAATAAATCCTGATGATGATTATGTTTGGGTTCATGACTATCACTTGATGGTTTTGCCTACATTCCTAAGGAAGCGGTACAATCGAGTTAAACTTGGTTTCTTTCTTCACAGTCCTTTCCCTTCATCTGAAATTTACCGAACTTTGCCTGTCAGGGATGAAATTCTGAGGGGATTGTTGAATTCTGATTTAATTGGTTTTCATACATTTGATTATGCTCGCCACTTCCTCTCTTGCTGCAGTAGAATGTTGGGTCTGGACTATCAATCTAAGAGAGGACATATAGGACTAGATTACTATGGGCGTACTATATTCATCAAAATTTTGCCTGTGGGCATACACATGGGTAGGCTTGAGTCTGTATTAAATCTTCATTCTACGGCCGCTAAAATGAAAGAGATTCAGGAAGAGTTCAAGGACAGGAAGGTGATTCTTGGTGTTGATGACATGGATATTTTTAAAGGCCTCAATCTGAAGCTTCTAGCTGTTGAGCAGCTGCTCCAGCGAAATCTACATTTGCAAGGCAAGGCTGTCCTAGTTCAGATTGTGAATCCTGCTAGGGGTTCAGGGAAGGATGTTCTCGAAGCAAAGAAAGAAACATATCTAATTGCCCGGAGGATTAATGATACTTATGGTTCAAACCATTATCGACCAGTTATTCTCATTGACCATCCTGTTCCTCGTTTTGAGAAGAGTGCCTATTATGCTGTGGCTGAATGCTGCATTGTCAATGCGGTGAGGGACGGCATGAACTTAGTCCCATACAAATACATTGTCTGCAGACAAGGAACTGCACAGCTTGATAAAGCTTTGAATAGAAAGAGTGATTCTCCTCGTACGAGCATGCTTGTTGTGTCTGAGTTTATTGGCTGTTCTCCTTCTCTAAGTGGAGCAATCAGGGTCAATCCCTGGGACATAGATGCTGTGGCTGACGCTCTGTATTCAGCCATTACTATGAGTGATTCAGAGAAGCAATTGAGGCATGAGAAACACTACCGATATGTCAGTTCTCATGACATGGCATATTGGGCCCGCAGCTTTGTGCAGGATTTGGAGAGAGCATGCAAAGATCATTACACCAAAAGGTGCTGGGGAATGGGTTTGGGCCTAGGGTTTAGAGTTGTTTCTCTTTCTCATGGTTTTAGGAAATTGTCTGTTGACCACATTGTTTCAGCATACAAAAGAACCAGTAGAAGAGCCATATTTCTTGATTATGATGGTACTGTTGTACCACAATCTTCTTTAAATAAAATCCCCAGCCCTGAAGTCATATCCGTGCTTAATGATCTGTGTAATGATACTAAAAATACTGTGTTCATTGTGAGTGGGAGGGGAAGAGATTCTTTAAGTGATTGGTTTTCTTCATGCAAAATGATTGGGCTTGCAGCTGAACATGGATACTTTTTAAG GTGGAGTAAAAATTCCGAATGGGAGGCTAGTCACTTGTCTGCTGATCTTGAATGGAAGAGGATTGTGGAACCTGTCATGCAGTTGTATACGGAAGCAACTGATGGATCTAATATTGAAATTAAGGAAAGTGCTTTGGTGTGGCATCATCAAGATGCAGACCCCGATTTTGGCTGTTGCCAAGCCAAAGAATTGTTGAATCATCTGGAAAGTGTGCTTGCTAATGAACCTGCAGTTGTTACGAGGGGCCAGCATATTGTTGAAGTCAAGCCACAG GGAATAAGCAAGGGTTTGGTAGCTGAAAACATTCTCTCCACTATGGTTGATAATGGTAATCCACCAGATTTTGTGATGTGCATTGGAGATGATATTTCTGATGAAGACATGTTTGAGAGCATATTGAGGACAGTCTCATCCCCGTCATTGCCAGTAGCTCCCGAAATCTTTGCTTGCACTGTTGGTCAGAAACCTAGCAAGGCCAAGTATTATCTTGATGATCCTTCTGATGTCATGAAGTTGCTTCAAAGCCTTAGTACTTCATCTAATCCAAGACCCAGGCATCTAGCCCAATTCCAAGTTTCTTTTGAGAGCACAGTTTGA
- the LOC130739994 gene encoding pentatricopeptide repeat-containing protein At5g39710-like yields MTEMGLSPDGVSYNTVISGFCRIEELRKAYDLMREMDAKCNWWLDKDVHISLMEDLSYLDPYSSLINGYLAEGNFQVAYTFYCEMLRLGYSSDFDSYCLFMNGLSKKARTRDAKEYLLFMIYDQCFRMPSYVTYDILIENCSNNEFKSLVELVKDLRSRGLMNEAAKAHDTMLEGNYKPDGAVYNLLIFEHCRCLNVDKAYDMYKEMMHYGFAPHMFSLIALINALHYVQMYNEKSWVIESTLRSCNLNDSELRKVLNKINVKERSIYPLLEVLAEIAMDGLLLDGGKCSYASTAASFSPPLSSS; encoded by the coding sequence ATGACTGAGATGGGTTTGTCCCCTGATGGTGTTAGTTACAACACTGTTATATCTGGGTTTTGCCGAATCGAGGAGCTGCGGAAGGCCTATGATTTGATGAGGGAGATGGACGCCAAGTGCAACTGGTGGCTGGATAAAGACGTGCACATATCACTTATGGAAGACCTGTCATATCTGGATCCTTATTCTAGTCTGATTAATGGTTATTTGGCTGAAGGTAACTTTCAAGTGGCTTATACATTCTATTGTGAAATGTTAAGACTTGGTTATTCGTCAGATTTTGATTCCTATTGTTTGTTTATGAATGGACTTAGTAAGAAAGCTAGGACAAGAGATGCTAAGGAGTATCTTCTGTTTATGATTTATGATCAGTGTTTCAGGATGCCATCATATGTAACTTATGATATTCTGATAGAGAACTGCAGTAATAATGAATTTAAGAGTCTTGTAGAGCTTGTCAAAGACTTAAGAAGCAGGGGTTTAATGAACGAAGCAGCCAAAGCTCATGACACAATGCTTGAGGGGAATTATAAGCCAGATGGAGcagtttataatttattaatatttgaacATTGTAGATGCCTTAATGTTGATAAGGCATACGATATGTACAAGGAGATGATGCATTATGGTTTTGCTCCTCATATGTTCTCCCTAATTGCTCTTATCAATGCTCTACATTATGTTCAAATGTACAATGAGAAGAGTTGGGTAATTGAAAGCACATTGAGGAGCTGTAATCTTAATGATTCTGAGCTTCGTAAAGTACTTAATAAAATTAACGTCAAGGAACGTAGTATTTATCCTCTTTTGGAGGTGCTAGCTGAAATAGCCATGGATGGCCTGTTACTTGATGGTGGAAAGTGTTCATATGCTTCAACGGCCGCTTCATTCTCACCACCATTATCGTCTTCTTGA
- the LOC130739993 gene encoding uncharacterized protein LOC130739993, translating to MIDVNKLLETFQNVPKEFLESDLKSLEPYTKAFLLFLLGTLIFTNGSRSISPQYLQLLEINKIDSYAWGAAAIAKLKESMSYIKKSVRDNDKYSSIYGFSLALSVFALERFPFIRVEYAPVSDYPLFFGWMKIVYKPFKQTQTVKGVKAFLDRFRGLRKEDVTWQPYIDRPAQCHTYQLDMIYAYVPCINFADIALNRADLCYEQLGLRMEDLRMPLPTIEKKEIISHSKHRNVDWRVHKEKYGYREYNKIWTDRNSYLVIPQQASPSPQQSSSHHSQGNEDEDGQSSPRHPTPTPTQVQRRLGLFGRVYRRRRRSNTGKLKTKGDVKIDVEHSLYLLRELLPHIKELSEEEMTEKKEEASRQGLSLSEISIAELDDLDGVRLYCDNCKTSIFALHKHCQTCNGDFCLACSRDFHDAQLRGGGDADPIESRVTAKPGVHKRPSSDPIESRVTAKHRVHKRPRTDRHEDSDDMVWCDGSFELRSFYPPSHIADLVDEADILLRKHNHHKPMCADKTHKNLHSCLNDTAASREFSSDNEKCCPEAENVVKNVHHC from the exons ATGATTGATGTAAATAAGCTGTTGGAGACTTTTCAGAATGTTCCTAAAGAATTTTTAGAGTCAGACTTAAAGAGCCTAGAGCCTTATACTAAGGCTTTTTTATTATTCTTGCTGGGAACCCTCATTTTTACCAACGGCTCTAGGTCTATTTCTCCGCAGTATCTACAGCTCCTggaaatcaataaaatagaTAGTTATGCGTGGGGGGCAGCTGCCATTGCGAAACTCAAGGAATCGATGAGCTACATAAAGAAATCTGTGCGTGATAATGATAAATATTCAAGTATTTATGGTTTCTCTTTGGCTCTATCG GTATTTGCCTTAGAGCGTTTTCCATTCATCCGCGTTGAATATGCCCCAGTATCGGACTATCCCTTATTTTTCGGGTGGATGAAGATAGTGTATAAACCATTCAAGCAAACTCAAACCGTTAAGGGGGTGAAAGCGTTTCTAGATAGGTTTAGAGGATTGAGGAAAGAAGAT GTCACTTGGCAACCATATATAGATAGACCAGCACAATGTCATACCTATCAGCTAGACATGATTTATGCATATGTGCCATGCATAAATTTTGCTGACATAGCTTTAAATCGGGCTGATTTGTGTTATGAACAACTGGGATTGAGGATGGAGGACCTTCGTATGCCTTTGCCTACCATAGAAAAAAAGGAGATAATCTCTCATAGCAAGCACAGAAATGTCGATTGGAGAGTGCACAAGGAAAAATATGGATACCGGGAGTACAATAAAATATGGACGGACCGGAACTCATATTTAGTGATTCCACAGCAAGCCTCTCCTTCTCCCCAGCAAAGCTCTTCTCACCATTCTCAAGGCAATGAG GATGAAGACGGGCAAAGCTCTCCTCGCCATCCAACTCCAACTCCAACTCAAGTGCAACGGCGTTTAGGGCTATTT GGTAGAGTGTATAGACGCCGCAGAAGGAGTAACACGggaaaattgaaaaccaaaggaGATGTGAAGATTGACGTTGAGCACTCCCTATATTTGCTAAGAGAGCTTCTTCCACATATAAAAGAGTTGAGTGAGGAAGAAATGACTGAGAAAAAGGAAGAGGCTAGCAGACAAG GGCTCTCGCTCTCAGAGATAAGTATAGCAGAGCTAGATGACTTGGATGGAGTGCGGTTGTACTG TGACAACTGCAAGACGTCAATATTTGCCCTCCACAAACACTGTCAGACATGCAATGGTGACTTTTGTCTCGCCTGTTCTCGTGACTTTCACGATGCGCAGCTTCGAGGTGGAGGTGATGCTGATCCAATTGAGTCACGTGTTACTGCCAAGCCTGGGGTTCACAAACGGCCAAGTTCTGATCCAATTGAGTCACGTGTTACTGCCAAGCATAGGGTTCACAAACGGCCAAGAACTGATAGGCATGAGGATAGTGATGACATGGTTTGGTGTGATGGGTCTTTTGAACTGAGAAGCTTCTATCCTCCGAGTCACATTGCTGATTTGGTAGATGAAGCAGACATACTTTTACGCAAACACAACCATCACAAACCTATGTGTGCAGACAAAACTCATAAGAACTTGCATTCATGTTTGAATGACACGGCAGCATCTCGTGAATTCTCAAGCGATAACGAAAAATGTTGCCCGGAGGCTGAAAATGTAGTAAAAAATGTACATCACTGTTAG
- the LOC130735738 gene encoding uncharacterized protein LOC130735738, protein MPRKNLKRKVSREPKDEPTRAGRYPPTASNRCREGKQHRVVQQVKVVVLQIEEPEVVPPEEPGVMQSEEHEVVQQEKAVAVQLEEPKVVEPEEASCGQIHSIGDGIFEIEEESEGRGAKLA, encoded by the exons ATGCCTAGGAAGAATCTTAAACGAAAAGTTTCACGTGAACCTAAAGATGAACCAACGCGAGCAGGTCGTTACCCTCCTACAGCCTCAAATCGCTGTAGGGAAGGGAAACAACATCGAGTTGTGCAACAAGTGAAAGTTGTAGTTTTGCAAATAGAGGAACCTGAAGTTGTGCCACCAGAGGAACCAGGAGTTATGCAATCAGAGGAACATGAAGTTGTGCAACAAGAGAAAGCTGTAGCTGTGCAACTAGAGGAACCTAAAGTCGTGGAACCAGAGGAAGCTAGTTGTGGCCAAATTCACTCTATTGgg GATGGTATATTTGAGATCGAGGAAGAAAGTGAAGGGAGAGGGGCCAAACTGGCTTGA